The following are encoded together in the Leguminivora glycinivorella isolate SPB_JAAS2020 chromosome 18, LegGlyc_1.1, whole genome shotgun sequence genome:
- the LOC125236142 gene encoding chimeric ERCC6-PGBD3 protein-like, whose protein sequence is MWKKNMRSLRDSEVENALSTLIFSSEDEDSDDEMGATDSYQMNLNHRLDELQQISIEDLHSLLGNESEAVTEVQESVDHPTINNFLSQIQETQSSSPAPSLTQDVSMPEVEVYTTPILLDQAQTSSSSSVPDTAVSDLHVQNITEPTLPFNRQIFAQLQNKTRNWSSLHEDITWPVFQREMQLIKNYTNRSQPIDYFVDLFPEELIAIMVNNTNIYANHTQSKSWTNITTEEMKTYLGMIILMSINPLPDINLYWSSDEFYKNPVISRAMPVKRFKKITENLHISDITSEAPRSSANYNKLAKVQPAIDILNKKFKENVLVSDCNSIDECMIKFKGRSSMKQYMPKKPIKRGYKCWARADSVTGYLYEFQIYTGKVDSTTEENLGARVILDLSESLPRHTLVAFDNFFTSLPLLEILYEREIYAVGTIRTNRKGLPDLLTGKNQTRETKKETALKPGEFIYQYSPAPAHAQPSESQRLPRLAKTSAAASISKLSSGTRKAVRPAPKIDDSSPDSRIPDDNRNATTTVVATKTAFTPLINDSPYSDNSNLDLNSPQQAKFNVEIEADNQKWEKVTSKKNRRRNSVISGAGQADDTIKTVQQIKYIQAWRFDPETTTDNILQFLNKIEKSNDYYVEKRQINSTRHASFIIGIPENLFERLTSPTAWPPGVRFANWFLARSRRAGRGSAVCASPATEQQQGKNL, encoded by the exons atgtggaaaaaaaatatg AGATCTCTTCGTGATAGTGAGGTGGAAAATGCACTGTCTACTCTTATATTTTCATCTGAGGATGAAGACTCTGACGATGAGATGGGTGCTACAGATTCTTATCAAATGAATTTAAATCATCGCTTGGATGAGTTGCAGCAAATTTCAATCGAAGATTTACACAGTTTATTGGGGAATGAATCTGAGGCTGTAACAGAAGTTCAAGAGAGTGTAGATCATCCaacaattaataattttttgTCACAAATTCAAGAAACCCAATCAAGTAGTCCAGCTCCTTCCCTGACACAAGATGTTTCTATGCCAGAAGTAGAAGTGTATACCACACCAATATTATTAGATCAAGCTCAAACAAGCTCTTCTTCCTCAGTACCAGACACGGCTGTATCAGATTTACATGTACAAAATATTACCGAGCCAACATTGCCTTTCAATAGACAGATATTTGCTCagttacaaaacaaaacaagGAACTGGTCCTCTCTACATGAAGACATCACTTGGCCTGTTTTTCAGAGAGAAATGCAGTTAATCAAAAACTACACTAATCGAAGTCAACCTATTGATTACTTTGTTGATTTATTTCCAGAAGAATTGATTGCCATTATGGttaataatacaaatatttatgccAATCATACACAGTCTAAATCATGGACAAATATAACAACAGAAGAAATGAAAACATATTTAGGCATGATTATACTTATGAGCATTAATCCCCTGCCAGATATAAATTTGTACTGGTCATCAGATGAATTTTACAAGAACCCAGTGATAAGTAGAGCTATGCCTGTAAAGAGGTTCAAGAAAATAACAGAAAATCTCCATATTTCAGACATTACAAGTGAAGCTCCACGCAGCTCTGCAAATTACAACAAATTGGCTAAAGTTCAACCCGCTATTGACATTCTCAACAAAAAATTTAAGGAAAATGTATTAGTGTCTGATTGCAACTCTATTGATGAATGCATGATTAAATTTAAAGGCCGAAGCAGTATGAAACAGTATATGCCAAAGAAGCCAATAAAACGAGGCTACAAATGCTGGGCTAGAGCAGATTCCGTGACAGGCTATTTGTATGAATTTCAAATATATACTGGCAAAGTTGATAGCACAACTGAAGAAAATTTGGGGGCTAGAGTAATATTGGATTTATCTGAATCTTTGCCACGCCACACTTTGGTGGCTTTTGACAATTTCTTTACTAGCCTACCTTTACTGGAGATTCTTTATGAAAGAGAAATTTATGCTGTGGGAACAATAAGAACGAACCGAAAAGGTTTACCAGATTTACTAACAGGAAAGAATCAAACTCGCGAAACCAAGAAAGAAACAGCATTAAAACCAGGGGAGTTTATTTATCAGTATT CGCCGGCGCCCGCGCATGCGCAGCCCAGTGAATCTCAACGACTTCCGCGGCTGGCGAAGACAAGTGCAGCCGCAAGCATATCCAAACTCTCGAGTGGGACAAGGAAAGCCGTGCGACCCGCCCCGAAGATTGACGACTCATCACCTGATAGCCGAATTCCCGATGACAACCGAAATGCAACGACGACAGTTGTGGCCACTAAAACGGCGTTCACACCGCTTATCAATGACTCGCCCTATAGCGACAACTCTAACTTGGACCTAAATTCACCTCAACAGGCGAAGTTTAATGTTGAAATCGAAGCGGACAACCAGAAATGGGAAAAGGTCACTAGCAAAAAGAACAGGAGAAGAAATTCTGTAATATCAGGAGCGGGACAAGCGGATGACACAATAAAGACTGTGCAGCAAATTAAATATATACAGGCCTGGCGTTTCGACCCAGAAACGACCACAGATAACATCCTACAGTTCTTAAACAAGATTGAAAAATCGAATGACTACTACGTGGAAAAGCGGCAGATTAATTCCACAAGGCACGCTTCATTTATAATAGGTATTCCTGAGAATTTGTTCGAGCGCTTGACCTCGCCGACTGCGTGGCCCCCGGGTGTGAGATTTGCTAACTGGTTTCTCGCCCGCTCCCGCCGCGCCGGGCGCGGTTCAGCAGTCTGCGCTTCGCCAGCCACCGAACAACAACAAGGAAAAAACCTGTAG